TATTGATAAGTTCTATAAGCCACTTATAATCATGGCTTTCTTTGATAAAATTAAAGTATTTAACAATTGCTCCTAATTTATCTTTTAATAACTCTATATTAAAAGGTGAGGCTTTGACAACATCTTGAGTAAACAGTCCAACTATTATATAAAATCTATTTACATTATTACCTTTTTTAATTAATCCAATAAAATCTAGATATTCCCTTCTTTTTATTTTAGATTTATGCCGGTATTTATTTATATATATGGGCTGATCATCTATTTTATTTATTTTATCATCTTTAACTAGCTTTAAGAGATATTTAACATCTAAAGAGAGTTCGTCCACCTCAAAAATACCGAAATTTCTAACCTCTATATTGTCATTAATCTCCTCAATCTCTTTTATCCCCATAAAAATAAAATTATCGTATAATAACCACTCGAGAAAGCGATTTACTTTATCTGTTAAGAAGCCATTAATATGCTTATAATGAGTAATTCTTTTACTCATCTTATCAAAGGCATTTGTTACAAAGTTCAATTCATAATATATTTGTCTTAGTTCATTTACAGCAGATTTTAAAAAGTTACTTGTGATATTTTCTAAGAATAAAAATGAAACAGACTCATTTATACTGTCTTTATTTTTATCATCTATCTTTTTTATATTGCCAGATTCGTCCCTACTTACATTAATTATTGGATGGACTATGTAGAATCTATCAAATTTTATTTCAAAGAAATATTCACGCACACTATCTACTATAAATGGTTTATCATTAGTTATTAAAACAACAAGTGAGTGATTGGGTGGTAAGAAATTAAGGTTTTTTTCATTATAGCCATTTATATAATTGGTATCTGATGCTCTGTTTTCAAAGGATTTATAGGCAAATAAAGTAAATTCTAAAAGATTTTTATCACCTAAAAGATCCATTAAATATAAAGGCATATTATTTAAGAGAATATCTGTAAATAACTTAGCATTTTCATCTTTTAACCCCAATTTAATAAAATTTATTTTTTCTTTTTTTTGTTTTTCTCTGACTATTAATTCTTTTTCAGTTAAAACATCTATGTTGAACATTATTAACCTCTTTTTATAAAAATTTATAATGCTTATATTTATATTTGGTTTAGTTTAAATAGGTAATAAATT
The sequence above is a segment of the Deferribacterota bacterium genome. Coding sequences within it:
- a CDS encoding NAD-glutamate dehydrogenase, encoding MFNIDVLTEKELIVREKQKKEKINFIKLGLKDENAKLFTDILLNNMPLYLMDLLGDKNLLEFTLFAYKSFENRASDTNYINGYNEKNLNFLPPNHSLVVLITNDKPFIVDSVREYFFEIKFDRFYIVHPIINVSRDESGNIKKIDDKNKDSINESVSFLFLENITSNFLKSAVNELRQIYYELNFVTNAFDKMSKRITHYKHINGFLTDKVNRFLEWLLYDNFIFMGIKEIEEINDNIEVRNFGIFEVDELSLDVKYLLKLVKDDKINKIDDQPIYINKYRHKSKIKRREYLDFIGLIKKGNNVNRFYIIVGLFTQDVVKASPFNIELLKDKLGAIVKYFNFIKESHDYKWLIELIN